The Glycine soja cultivar W05 chromosome 6, ASM419377v2, whole genome shotgun sequence genome has a window encoding:
- the LOC114415331 gene encoding uncharacterized protein LOC114415331, translated as MIKGREGKALAHAAPSADLLVCFPSRARLTLMPKPICSPARPSEPNKRHHNSHHHRKKSFSRGGGGGQASPLLWPKTKSMGSEISEPTSPKVTCAGQIKVRPKTTACRSWQSVMEEIEKIHTDKNQKKRLSWAETLGFKKEIMQFLTCLRSIRFDLRCFGSFSGTDIATEEDEDDDEDEVEVELIEEEKHVGVEESDNEASKTVLSKWFMVLQQENQTNNRREETEERGDGNEEESVSVPPPNALLLMRCRSAPAKSWVREREGGDHDDDDEEQQGKEEKENAEREKEKEKGEKKGQSLKSLMEEDKRKKENVVVMRYDSDFYDISSDIAKETWIVGGIRDLMSRSRSSKR; from the coding sequence atgataaaaggaaGAGAAGGCAAGGCATTAGCACATGCAGCACCCTCTGCTGATCTATTAGTATGTTTCCCTTCTCGGGCTCGTCTTACGCTAATGCCCAAGCCCATTTGCAGCCCGGCCCGGCCCTCAGAGCCCAACAAGCGCCACCACAACAGCCACCACCACCGCAAGAAATCGTTCTCCAGAGGCGGCGGCGGAGGACAAGCCAGTCCTCTGTTATGGCCCAAAACGAAGTCAATGGGCTCCGAAATTAGCGAACCAACCTCCCCGAAAGTGACGTGCGCGGGTCAGATAAAGGTCCGGCCCAAAACGACTGCGTGCAGGAGCTGGCAATCGGTGATGGAGGAGATAGAGAAAATCCACACTGACAAGAATCAGAAGAAGCGTCTGAGCTGGGCGGAGACGCTCGGTTTCAAGAAGGAGATAATGCAGTTCTTGACGTGTTTGCGAAGCATAAGGTTCGACCTGAGATGCTTCGGGTCATTCTCCGGAACCGACATTGCCACCGAAGAAGACGAGGATGATGATGAAGACGAAGTCGAAGTTGAActcatagaagaagaaaaacacgtGGGCGTGGAAGAAAGCGACAACGAGGCATCGAAAACTGTTTTGTCGAAATGGTTCATGGTGTTGCAGCAAGAGAATCAGACCAACAACCGGAGAGAAGAGACAGAAGAGAGAGGTGATGGTAATGAGGAGGAAAGTGTGTCTGTTCCTCCTCCGAATGCATTATTGCTCATGCGATGTAGGTCTGCTCCGGCAAAAAGTTGGGTGAGAGAGAGGGAAGGTGgtgatcatgatgatgatgatgaagaacaacagggaaaagaagagaaggagaatgcagagagagaaaaggaaaaagaaaaaggggaaaAGAAAGGGCAGAGTTTAAAGTCGTTGATGGAGGAAGAcaagagaaagaaggagaatGTTGTGGTGATGCGATATGATTCTGATTTTTACGACATTTCTTCTGATATTGCCAAAGAGACGTGGATTGTTGGAGGGATCAGAGATCTCATGTCAAGGAGTCGAAGTTCCAAAAGATGA